The genome window ATACCATTTTCTATTAGGACGTTATACTGCCCAGGCACCCCTTCGTCATCAATAGCGAGAGAGCCACGACGGCCCGCTATCGTGCCATCATCCACGACGGTACACAGTGGTGATGCGACTTGTTCACCAATTTGGCCTGAAAATACAGATGTGCCGCGACGGTTAAAGTCACCCTCTAAACCATGCCCTACAGCTTCATGCAATAGAACCCCAGGCCAACCGGCACCTAGCACAACAGGCATCATTCCCGCAGGAGCCGCAACTGCAGACAAGTTCACCAGTGCCATACGCACCGCTTCGCGTGCATATTGTTCAGCAACTACTTGCCCTTGGTGAATTTCCAAGAAATATTCATAACCATAACGACCACCACCGCCACTTGCACCGCGTTCACGCTTACCGTCATGTTCCACCAGCACGCTGACTGACAAACGCACTAACGGGCGAATATCTGCCGCCAAAGTACCATCTGTTGCGGCGACTAACACTTGCTCATAAACACCGGTTAAACTAGCATTGACCTCAATGACACGCGGGTCTTCTGCGCGTGCAACTTGGTCAACACGATGCAGCAAATCAATTTTTTGTTCCCGCGATAAGCTTTGCAGTGGATCTGCCACTGAATACAATTTTTTATATTCAACGTTAGTTAAAATTTGTGATTTACCAGAGCCTTGCTCATTCACAATGCTGCGTGCAGCGGTAGCACTTTGTGTCAGCGCGTGTAGCGAAATTTGGTCTGCATAAGCAAAACCCGTTTTTTCACCACTAACAGCTCTCACACCAACACCTTGGTCGATATTGTAAGAGCCATCTTTGATGATCCTATCTTCAAGCACCCATGACTCATGGAAGCTCGATTGAAAGAACAGATCCGCATAATCTAGATGGCGCTCAGATAACAAACCTAAAATGTCATACAGATTTTCTTGCCCAAGGCGGTTGGCGGCCAGCAAATGTTCGCTGACAGAAACTAAACTCATATTCGTTACTCTTTGGTTTCTTTTTTAATCAATGATGTCAATTGCGGTCTAAAACGGTTGTGTTTTACCACTTTTATTTGCTCGCGCATGACACTCAAGCTGTCTGTTTTAATATTCAGTACCGTAGAAGCGACGGCATCCACGTTCTTTTTCATCACTTTACCCCACCCATCAACCGCAAGGCTATGCCCCCACGTGCGACGTGTACCGTGCACACCGACTTGAGCAGGTGCTAAAATATAGCATTGGTTTTCTATCGCACGGGCTCGTAATAACGGCTCCCAATGTGCTTGACCGGTGTAACGGGTAAATGCCGCTGGTACAGAGATAATTTCTGCACCTTGCTCACGTAATGCTTGGAATAAACCAGGAAAGCGTAAATCATAACAAATCGTCATGCCAAGGCGGCCCACCGGCGTATCAACAACGGTAATATGTTCACCACGCTGATAAATCACGGATTCGTTATAAGTGCCTTGTTCATCTTCGATATTGACATCAAACATATGAATTTTATCGTAGCGCGCTTTAATGTTTCCTTCGGCATCAAATAATAAGCTACTACTTGTAATACGTTCGGGATCTTCACGGCTAATCATTGGCATTGAGCCAATTAAAATCCAAACATGATAACGTTTGGCCATTGCGCTGATCGCTTTTTGCAAAGGGCCTTTTCCTTGCTCTTCCGCTTGTTTACGATAGGTCGCTGCATCTGCAAATAACAATGCGTTTTCAGGTGTCAGTACTAACTCAACAGTTTCTGGTAACTGTTTGATCTGTTGTTCGATTTGCGCCAAATTGTGTTTAGTATTATTTCCGCTACATAACTGCAAAAGTGCAACGTTGCCATTTTTCATTACTCTTGAGTCTCCTTCAGTTGACGTAATACTTCATCAATTTTCGGCTCGTCCAAGCTACCTGTTACTCGGTAACGAATAACGGAAACTTTACTCCATAGTGGACCGAGCACTTTTGTTGCCGCAAATACGGCAGCGCCTGCAAATGGGTTTACCACAAACGCGGTTGCTACTCCTACTGTAGCAGATATTTCCGGTGTAATGACGGCTTCAACATTAATTTGGCGTTTAACGAGGTCAATTTGACCATTAAAAGCAATATCGGCAACTAAACCATCAACATAGGTATTTTTCGAAACCAGTACACCATTTTTAATGGTCGCATCACCTTTAATGGAATCAAAATCAAAGTCATCACTAAATGTATCGCTAAAATCAAATCGTAGTTTACGCAACAGCGCATCAAAGCTGACTAGACGCAATATTTGCCCTGCACGACCGCCCCCCATTTGTGCAATCGCTCCTTTACCCAATTTTGCAGACATTTTACCATTTAAAGAGGCAATATCTGGTGACCAAGGCAAATTAGCCCAATCTAAATCAAATTCAATAGTATAAGGTGATTGGATAATGGGAACCAATATACCAAAATACGCTGCTGTTTCGTCAAAAGCTTCGCCGGTCAATGAACCTGCAATTTGCGTTTTATTGCCGTTTTCGCTATTCCAAATAGCATCTAGCGTTAATTTCGTAACACTGTTATCTAGCGTGCCATCGGTCAGTTGCAATAACGTCCCTTTAGGTTGGATATTCGCACTAATTTCACCCAATTTCTGCCCAGCAACCCAACATTCTTTACAATGAAACTGCAATTGTGGCCATTGGCTAAAATCAAATTGTGTTGTGGCAAGGTCATTGATTTGAGCACTAGAGGAAGTGCTAGGGTTGTAATACAAATAATCAATAGCGACCTGCCAAGGCTGTGAAGCAAAGATTTGTAACGAGCCTTTTAGGTTTTCACTGTTGATACTGACCAATTGCTCAGGCCGTTGTAAATCATAAGAAAAGTTTACTGCGTTCCATTGCTGCCCAGCGAGGTAGATTGATGGAATATTGACCTGGAGCATATCCGGCAAGCCAATATTCATACCACCTTCGCGGCTATGGGATGACACTAGTAACCCAGCTAATTTCTCCCAGTTCATATCAGTAATCGCTGGCAAATCGACAATAAAAGCTGAGTTTTTAGGGAGTTCAGGGATAACATCACGCCATTGAGCAATATGGGCTTTTAATAAACTCAGAGGTTTGTCACTCAACCCCCATTGAGTATTAAAACCAATGCGCTTACCGATATCACCACCAACCACCAACTGTTCTGTGGTTCCTTTTGCTTGAACATTAATTTGCCCAAGCTCTGCTAACAAAGCGTTATCAATAGCAGGTAGTTGGCTTTTCAGTTGTTTTAGCCCTGCGGTGACGTCTATTTGTAAGCCAACGGGTTCTTTTGCCGTATTCGGAATGGTGATAGCGACTTGGCTTTTCCAGTCAGTGGTTCCTGATAATTTTTGTTTAATATCAGCAGGTAACATTGCCAACTTATTCACCGCCCAGTTTCCGTTAATATTCACATCCACTAAATAATTTTTTGCTTGGTCAGTGGTAGTGAAATCGACAGTAATTGGCTGTTCAAACCAGTGTCCACGCAGGTTTTCACCGCGTAAATCTCCATTGTTAAACTCAAAGCTACCCGTTAAAGCAGAAATAGTGCTATCAATTGGCTGAATATATAAATCGTTTTTATTGAGATTGACCTTTCCTTTAGCAACAACATCCTTACCCGCCACCAGTGGAATAGATAACCCTAACTGGCCATTAACAGTTCCCCCAATTTGTAACTCTTCAAGCGTATCGCCAATTGAGTGGTTCATCGGGGTATGCACAAAATATTGCTGGATTTGTTTTCCAGTTCCATTGATATCTGCATTGATATACAGCATTTCTTTAGTGTAATCAGGGATATTGGCATCAAGATTGGTTGCCGTGGCATCTGCCAATTTTACCGTTGGTGCATGCATAAATAGCCCTGCACGCCTAAAGTCTAAATTCATATCTAAGTTCAATAATGCAGGCCATTCACTGTCATATTCGAATGTCGCATTACGCAGAGGGACATAAACCTGGAATTGCCCATCATTGTTATCGTATGGGAAATGAGCTGGGTCACCTTTATAGACCAACGTCGCATTATCTACACTACCTGCGATAATGGCTTTCGTCAGGTAATCCGCCACATCTTGCCCCATTAATTTTTGTGGGAAATAACGCCACGCATCCCCTGCATCATCTAAACGAATTCCGGCAAGAATGGCGAGATCGGCATAATTTCCTTTTTTCGCTTTTGCGTAACGAAACTCACCATTTGCCCAAAGAGACTGAGCTTGTACCTCTAATGATGGGCTCCACAGTTTAAATTCACTGTCATTATTTACCCAATGGAACTGACCTGTTGCCGTCTTTATTAAAAAAGGAGCTTTAAATTCATCGCGATAGTCCACTTCACTATCTTGCAAGCTAACTGTGGCACTACCACTTTGCATGCCACCAATTAAAACACCCGAAAAATGATTGACTGAAGGCAACTCTTTCCATTTTTTCCAGCTGACATTTTGCCAATCCATGTTGATTTGTACGTTTTCAGGCATGTTTTGTGTGATATC of Providencia rettgeri contains these proteins:
- the ramA_2 gene encoding (R)-stereoselective amidase; this encodes MKNGNVALLQLCSGNNTKHNLAQIEQQIKQLPETVELVLTPENALLFADAATYRKQAEEQGKGPLQKAISAMAKRYHVWILIGSMPMISREDPERITSSSLLFDAEGNIKARYDKIHMFDVNIEDEQGTYNESVIYQRGEHITVVDTPVGRLGMTICYDLRFPGLFQALREQGAEIISVPAAFTRYTGQAHWEPLLRARAIENQCYILAPAQVGVHGTRRTWGHSLAVDGWGKVMKKNVDAVASTVLNIKTDSLSVMREQIKVVKHNRFRPQLTSLIKKETKE
- the tldD gene encoding protease TldD codes for the protein MSLVSVSEHLLAANRLGQENLYDILGLLSERHLDYADLFFQSSFHESWVLEDRIIKDGSYNIDQGVGVRAVSGEKTGFAYADQISLHALTQSATAARSIVNEQGSGKSQILTNVEYKKLYSVADPLQSLSREQKIDLLHRVDQVARAEDPRVIEVNASLTGVYEQVLVAATDGTLAADIRPLVRLSVSVLVEHDGKRERGASGGGGRYGYEYFLEIHQGQVVAEQYAREAVRMALVNLSAVAAPAGMMPVVLGAGWPGVLLHEAVGHGLEGDFNRRGTSVFSGQIGEQVASPLCTVVDDGTIAGRRGSLAIDDEGVPGQYNVLIENGILRNYIQDKLNARLMGVAPTGNARRESYAHLPMPRMTNTYMLAGTSTPEEIIASVDKGIYAPNFGGGQVDITSGKFVFSTSEAYLIEKGKITSPVKGATLIGSGVEAMQQISMVGNDLALDKGVGVCGKEGQSVPVGVGQPTLKLDKLTVGGTA